DNA from Petroclostridium xylanilyticum:
CACTTAAATATTAACTACTTTCTGTGCTATAAAAGTACTGCCAATTTAAGGCAGTACTTTTATAAAATATGCTTGCATATTAATCATTTTTTTGCTTTAAGTTCGGCTAGCTTTTCTGTATACCTCTGTATTAACTCGTCTGCAGCCTTTTCTGGAGTAAGTTGCCCATAACCAACTTTTTGTATAATATCTCTATCAATTTCAAGAAGTTCCGGATCGTTTGTAGGTCCGTTTTCAGGGTCCCCGGAATTTTTTATTGCAACTTCTGTTGCACGTACTATCCTTTCATCTAACTTCTTACTATCAGTCAGCATTTTTCTAGCTTTTTCAGTTGCAGGTACTCCCCTAACATCTTCCAGTATTAAAATAGCTTCATCATCATTAAACATCCAGTTAATAAATTTAGCAGCTTCACTGATGTTTGCTGAGTTTTTATTAATACACATTACTTGAGCAGCTCTTGTTATAACACCCGATTTTTTTGCATCTTTTGATATCGGAAAAGCTGTTACATCCCATTTTGCATCCTTATTAGCAACTGATTCCGTAAATCTTTCAAACGAAGAAGGCCAGTTGATATTCATAAGCAGTTCTCCATTAACCCATTTAGGGTTAGTTTCTGCTTTTTTATCATATAAAATCATTTCTTCAAAAGGTTGTACAGCACCACTGTCAACAGCTTTTTTTATCCAAGTAAGTCCTTCCACAAGAATTGCTTTATCAAACCCCAGGGTGTAGTCATCCTTCACCCATTGCTCACCAGTTTTTTCCTTCACAATTGCCTTCATAATCCAATCGTACTTATTAATGTCCAAATTTAAGAGATATATATTTTTATCCTTTTCATGTACTTGCTTGCCAATCTCAATAAGATTATCAAAAGTCCATTGCGTATCAGCAGAAATTCCAAATTTTTCGAAAGCGGTTTTATTGTAGAACATCGTGATTCCAATTAAACCCGTTGGCAATCCCTGAAGCTTGCCGCCAATGGTAAGCTGTGAATCTAAGAATTTTTTATCAAACGCACTTAAGTCTATTTCTTTCAATGTATTGATATCAACAAACAAATCTCCCTGTGAAGTCAGGCTAGGAAGCCAAGGTTGGTCGACCTGCATAATATCAGGAGCAGTACCGCCAGCCAATTGAGTTGTTAGTTTTTGGAAATATCCATCAAAACCGCCATACTCAGCTTCAATCTTTACGTGAGGATTTTTCTTGGTATAAGCTTCAATAGCTGCTAAAGTCGCTTTATGGCGACTGTCTCCTCCCCACCAAGAGAACCGCATTGTGACATTCTTTGGTGCAGCATCTTTCTTGTCTGTCTTATCCTTATTGTCTGCAGCAGCTTGTTGTGTGGAATCCGTTCCAGTTTTAGGCGCCTCTTTTGCGCACCCAATGAACAGTGTAGCCAGAATTGAAATGATGCAAAGGGTGCTGATTAATCTCATTGCCCTTTTCATGATGTTCTTCCTCCCTTTACTTGATTTGATTAATTTTTTTTTGTTAAAATACAGTTATAATTATAACATTAAGCCTTTCTGTATGTAAGGTATATAATTTCACATAAGGTATCAATAATTAGCCTATTTGTAATAAATAAAGAATCATAATTTAACATTTCTTATCATTTTTTGCTTGTTAAAACAGGTAGACAGCTGGTATAACTATCTGGTATAATTATTAATAATGTTTTCTATAATCAATAACCCGTATTCATTATATGCTAACCTAACTACATGTTTGGTGATCCGTCTTGCTCTATTATATTCACACTTGCTTCCATAAAAGACCAGCTAATTAAAGTCAAGAGTTTTTAAGAAAAATTTTGAGAAATTTTTTTAGACTCCTGACGTTAATCAAAGGCATGACAACAAGACCACCTAAGTGAAGTAGACATAAAATAGCTGGTCTGAAATAATAAGTTGCTCTTTGAAAACTGAACATCAAGTACAAGTACTATTAAGCTGCTGTATGCTTTGCTGCAAGATTCTTCGCATGCTCTTGGGGGCTACGTAGCTGATAAGGCTTTCTATCCCTCAGAACAGCAAAAATATAATTAACAAGCTTACGCATAACAGCTCCCAAAGCTACTTTTTTAGGTTTGCTCCGGCACTTCTGTTGATAAAACTCCAGTAACACAGGGTTGCAAGCTGTCTTATCCCTCTTGGTACGGATATTGGCAAGAGCAATTGTAAAAAGCACCCTGCGAAGCAGCCTTGAACCCCTCTTAGACATCTTGTTACGTGTACCGGTAAACTCTCCGGACTGCATGACAGAGGGGTCAATGCCGAAATAAGCAACCAGCTTGCCCGGCTTTTTAAAGGCCGAAAAGTCGCCAATCTCCGCAAGAATGGTGGCAGCAGACAGAAGGCCTATGCCGGGAATGCTCTGCAAGAGTTCAAGCGTCAATGCAAGTACAGGCATGTCCTTTGCCAGGTCCTCATCAATCAGCTTATGGATGGCTTTAAGGACTTTCTCCAGGTTTTCCTCCAGGGTTCTGATCATGGAGATGTACACACCGAGCATGGCAATATTTGAGGAATTGTGAATGCTCAAAGGTTCAAAATCTCTGGCCTTGGAGACCAAAAGCTCATACTTTTCAGTTGCCCATTTAAGGCTTTTGTGGGACTTTTCCTGAATCATTGAAATCAGCTTGTTCCTGTCAGCCTTAAGAATATGGGCAGGCGTAGGATACTCCTCCAGGACTGCAAGAGCAGCCTTTGAAAAGATGTTGGGGAATACATCCTTAAAGTTTAGCATGAGTTGGTCAACAATACCCGTAAACCTGTTTTTGTAGGCAGTAAGCTCGTCAGAGAGCTTGTAGTACTGGCGGCAAAGGCTCCTTAAGCATTCAATATCCTCATCGAGGATATTAGTAGTTTTAAGCTCCTGAAATCTGTAGAGCAATGCAATTTTCCGGGCATCCACTTTATCATTTTTCACTTTTCTAATTCCAATATTTTTGATAGAATCAGTCTGGATGGGGTTTGTTACTGAAACCTCAAATCCAGCTTTACAAAGTGAATGGAAAAGGATTTTGTGATAGTGCCCGGTGGATTCCATGACGACGAAAGGCCTTGAATCAAAGTCCTTTTCCGTTTTTTTCAGCAATTCAACGGCTCTTTCAACGTCGGTACTGGAATCATGGCGAATCTTCATGCGGGCAATTACTTCATTGGATGGAGAAAGAATCGCCATCTCACTGAAGAACTTGCCCACATCAATGCCTGCAATGGGTCTGAAATTCATTAAAAATGCCTCCTTTACAAGATTGATGGACTTAAAAGCCTCCATTCCTTCCCATGTAAGCAAACAACCTTGCATGTGACACGAGGAACCAGCTTATTAGCTGGCCTCAACCAGCCAAATCATGTAGACTTACCGGAATGGATAAATACTCTTTCACACGGGTAATCGGCCCGCTAAGGTCCGTCCCAGGAGGTGATACACACACCTTCCAAGTCCGGAAGATATTATACATGATTTTCAAGGTTCAGGCCAACAGGTGCTGGCATAATGGCTAAGATGTGAAGCCGTATGATGTGCTTGATGTTTAGAAAAGTATGAAGTTTGAAGTGTTATGTTAACAATGATTTTTAATGGGTCGAACAGTGGCTTCGGTCACTGATTTAATACAATATTAATTGTACAAGGAGGAGAGAAATAATGTATAAAATAATGATTGTGGACGATGAATACGAAATCAGAAATGGTCTCTGCAATTATTTCCCATGGAATGAAATCGGTTTTGAAGTTGCAATTCAAGCAGAAAATGGGAAACAAGCCTTGGAATACCTTCAAAAGTATCATATCGATATTATACTATGCGATATCATGATGCCTACTATGACAGGTATTGAACTTGCGAAAAAAATATATGATGAAAAGTGGCAAGTTAAGATTATTTTCTTGAGTGGTTATAGAGATTTCGAATATGCCCAGCAAGCACTAAGCTATGGTGTAAAGAGTTATATCGTAAAACCTACAAAATACGATGAACTGTTCAAGACCTTTTCTAATTTAAAAACTGAGTTAGATCTTGAGCATTCAGAAAAATTTAATAATGAAAATTCAAAAACAGATTGTGTAAGGAATGGGGAGACAGATATATCTCTTAATTTTCATGATAAAATTATTTCAACCATAAAATCACACGTAAAGAAACACTATAAAGACGTAACATTGGAAAACATAGCTGAATT
Protein-coding regions in this window:
- a CDS encoding ABC transporter substrate-binding protein, coding for MKRAMRLISTLCIISILATLFIGCAKEAPKTGTDSTQQAAADNKDKTDKKDAAPKNVTMRFSWWGGDSRHKATLAAIEAYTKKNPHVKIEAEYGGFDGYFQKLTTQLAGGTAPDIMQVDQPWLPSLTSQGDLFVDINTLKEIDLSAFDKKFLDSQLTIGGKLQGLPTGLIGITMFYNKTAFEKFGISADTQWTFDNLIEIGKQVHEKDKNIYLLNLDINKYDWIMKAIVKEKTGEQWVKDDYTLGFDKAILVEGLTWIKKAVDSGAVQPFEEMILYDKKAETNPKWVNGELLMNINWPSSFERFTESVANKDAKWDVTAFPISKDAKKSGVITRAAQVMCINKNSANISEAAKFINWMFNDDEAILILEDVRGVPATEKARKMLTDSKKLDERIVRATEVAIKNSGDPENGPTNDPELLEIDRDIIQKVGYGQLTPEKAADELIQRYTEKLAELKAKK
- a CDS encoding response regulator transcription factor, with the protein product MYKIMIVDDEYEIRNGLCNYFPWNEIGFEVAIQAENGKQALEYLQKYHIDIILCDIMMPTMTGIELAKKIYDEKWQVKIIFLSGYRDFEYAQQALSYGVKSYIVKPTKYDELFKTFSNLKTELDLEHSEKFNNENSKTDCVRNGETDISLNFHDKIISTIKSHVKKHYKDVTLENIAELVHMNPYYLSKFFKQKTGQNFSDYVITVKMKKAAELLDDINYKTYEISDMVGYSSPKNFTRTFKKYFGMSPREYRNSNN
- a CDS encoding IS110 family transposase → MNFRPIAGIDVGKFFSEMAILSPSNEVIARMKIRHDSSTDVERAVELLKKTEKDFDSRPFVVMESTGHYHKILFHSLCKAGFEVSVTNPIQTDSIKNIGIRKVKNDKVDARKIALLYRFQELKTTNILDEDIECLRSLCRQYYKLSDELTAYKNRFTGIVDQLMLNFKDVFPNIFSKAALAVLEEYPTPAHILKADRNKLISMIQEKSHKSLKWATEKYELLVSKARDFEPLSIHNSSNIAMLGVYISMIRTLEENLEKVLKAIHKLIDEDLAKDMPVLALTLELLQSIPGIGLLSAATILAEIGDFSAFKKPGKLVAYFGIDPSVMQSGEFTGTRNKMSKRGSRLLRRVLFTIALANIRTKRDKTACNPVLLEFYQQKCRSKPKKVALGAVMRKLVNYIFAVLRDRKPYQLRSPQEHAKNLAAKHTAA